CGCCGTCGGCCGGTGCGGGGGTCGACGAGTCGCTGCTCGGTACCACCGAGCGCGACGACGGGGAGGTGCAGGTCACCTATGGCGGCCAGCCTCTCTACTCCTTCGCGTCGGACCAGGCGCCCGGCGACGTCGAGGGCCAGGGCGTCGGCGACGTGTGGTTCGTGGTCGATGCCTCGGGCGATGCCGTCGTCGAGGAGGCCCGGAGACCCGGTTACTGAGACCGCGCGGTCGCGCCTCGCCTCAGGCGCCCGCGAGCACGGACTCGGCAGCGCTGCGGCCCCACCACATCGCCTGGGAGAGCGAGCGCAAGAGGATCTCGGCCGACGCCAGGTTCGTCGCCAGCGGCACCCCATGGATGTCGCATACCTTCAACAGCGCCTGGATGTCGGGCTCGTGGGGGTGTGAGGTCAACGGGTCGCGGAGGAACACCACGGCGTCGACGTCGCCCGACACGATGCGGGCACCGATCTCGAGGTCGCCGCCCTCGGGTCCGCTGTGGACGCGATCCACCTCGAGGCCGAGGGTCTCGGCGATCTGTCCACCCGTGTGTCCGGTCGCGATCAGCCGCAGGTTCGCAAGCGTCGAACGGTGGCGAGCCGCGAGCTGGAGCAGGTCGTCCTTCTTCTCGTCGTGCGCGACCAACGCCAGCACCGCGCGTTCGGACCGTTCGTCGCCTTGATAGATGCCCATGGAGGAAGTCATGCATCGAGGCTACGAGCGGGGTCGTCGCAGCGACAGGCATGCGACGTAACGGTCGTGTGAAGTCTCGACGCCGTCGGTGCGTCACCTGGCGAGCCGACGCGTGAACCAGTCGGAAGCCAGGCGAGCGACCTCATCGAGCGTGCCGGGTTCCTCGAACAGGTGCGTGGCGCCGGGGATCACGGCGATCTCGACCTCACAGGTCATGCGGGCCGCCGCATCTCGGTTCATGCCGAGCACCTCGTGGTCGAGGCTCCCCACGATCAACAGGGTCGGCACCTGCACGCGCGGGAGGGCATCGCCGGCGAGGTCGGGCCGTCCACCTCGCGACACGACGGTGCGCACCGAGGTGGGGCGCTCTGCCGCCGCGACGAGCGCGGCCGCGGCGCCGGTGCTCGCGCCGAACGTCCCGACCGGCAGACCGGCGGTGTCCGGGCGATCGGCGATCGCGTCACCGGCGACCAGCAGTCGCTCGGCGAGCAGGGGGATATCGAACCGCAGATGCCCGGTCCGCAGGTCGACGGCTTCCTCGGCGGAGGTCAGCAGGTCGAAGAGCAACGTCGCGAGCCCATCGACATTGAGCGCCCCGGCCACCATGCGGTTCCTCGGGCTGTGACGGCTGCTGCCGCTGCCGTGGGCGAAGAGCACGAGGCCGCGAGCGTCGTGGGGCAACCGAAGGTCGCCCTCGATCTCGCCCGAGCCCGCCACCCGGTCCGAGACCCCGACGCGGACCGCCCGCTCGACGATGTCCATGGCTGCCTCGCTCCCCCAGCCACGGTAGCCGCCCCGCGCGAGTGTGGAGCCCCTGCGAACGTCCCGGCTTCACGAGGACCGGCGCTCGGGACGCCAGTCGAGGAACGCGGTGTCGAGGATCTGCACCAGCCGCGCGAACGACCGGTCGACGTCGCGTGGCATGCCGAACCCGCCGACGGCCTCGAGCGAGACGAAGCCGTGCAAGGCGGCCCGCAGGGACCGGGTCGCGTCGATCGCATCGTCCCCGCTGAGTCCGTATCGGGCGAGCATCGAGAACACGGTCTGCAGCAGGTCGCGACTCGCCGCACCCGCGTCGTGATCGTGAGGGTCGACCGCCCGGAGGGTGGACGCGTACCGGCCCGGGTGCGAACGCGCGTACCCGCGGTACGCGTCGGCGACGGCCCGCAGTCCGTCGACGCCATGCCGTTCGACGGCCGACGCGAGCGCGATGCCGAGCTCGCGCAGCGCCAGCACGGTGAGGTCGCGACGCAGTTCGCCCAGGCCGTCGACGTGCTTGTAGAGGCTGGGCACCGCGACGCCGAGGCGCGTGGCCACCGCCGCGAGGGTGAGCCGGTCGTACCCGACCTCGTCCGCGACCCGCGCCGCCTCGGCGACGACGACCTCCCGCGAGAGCCCCGCTCTAGGCACGCCCGGTCGCCTCGGCCAGGAACGCGACGACCTGCGGTGTGACGATCTCCGGGTACTCCGCCTGGGGGTAGTGGCCGGCGTCCGGCACGATCACGACGCGTCCACGCAGGCGATCGGCGATCAGGTGCGCCTCCGCGGCCGGGTCGGGGAAGTCGGCATCGCGTTCACCCATCACCACGAGCGTCGGGGCCCGCACGTCGCCGAGTCTCGCCTCCGCTGGCGCGTGCGACGTGTGGGTGGTGGCGACGAACGCCCGCCAATGTCCGGGACGACGGAGGCTCTCGCCGATACGCGCCAGGTGCGCCGGCAGGTCCGCCGGCGGCCGTCCGGGGTGGACCTTCGCGTAGTACGCGTTCCACACCGTCGGGCCCCAGGGCTTGCGGAGCCCGACGCGGAGGGCCAGCTTCGCCGGGAGCCCGGGCGGGATGTCGCGGACGAACGGGCCGACGAGCACGAGCCCGCGGACGAGGTCGGGACGCTCGACGGACGCCCACACCGCCGCTCCTGCGGCCATCGAGTTGCCGACGAGGACGGCCGGGCCGCCGAGGTGCTCGGTCAGCGCCAGCATGTCGCTGCCGGCGGCGACATCGTCGTACGACGAGAACGTGGCGTCGCTGTCTCCGTGGCCGCGCAGGTCCATCGTCGCGACCCGGTAGCCTGCGTCGACCAGGCCCGGTATCAGGAAGCGGTAGACCGATCGCAGATCGCCGAGCCCGGGCGCGCAGACGACGAGCGGACCCTCGCCCGTGACGTCGTAGGCGATCCGTCCCTCGGGACGGGCCAGGTACGCGGTGGCTCGGGGGCCATCGGTGGTCGCGCTGCTCATGATGGCTTCCTCCTCGTGGCGTTGACCGTGCTCGGCTTTGGCTAACGTCATTAGCTTCATGGATGCAGTGTGGCTAAGGTCATTAGCTTTGTCAAGCGACCCGACGGATGGGGAGGAGCGGACTCAGCGGCCGGTGACGAGCAGGAGCTTGCCCGAGGTGGTGCCGCTCGCCAGCGCACGGTGCGCGTCGGCGGCGCGTTCCAGGGGGAACCGCTCGTGCACGCGCACGTCGAGTTCGCCGCTCGTCATCATCGAGAACACTGCGCCGGCCCGTTCCAGGAGCTCGTCGCGGGTCGCGGTGTAGTCGGCGAGGCCGGGACGGGTGAGGAAGACCGAGCCGGGGGGTTGCAGTCGGCGGAGGTCGAACGGCGGCACGGGCCCGCTCGATTGGCCGAACACCACGAGGGTGCCGCGCCGGGCGAGCGAGACGAGGCTGTCCTCGAACGTGTCCTTGCCGATCGAGTCGAAGACGACCCGGGCACCGATCCCCGCACCCTGGGCCCGAACGACCTCGCCGAGGTCCCGCGTGCCCCTGACCACGACGTCGGATGCCCCCGCGCCCGCGGCGAGTTCCGCCTTGGCCTCGGTCGACGTCGTGCCGACCACGCGCAGCCCCCTCGCCGATGCCATCTGGGTGAGCAGCAACCCCACGCCACCGGCCGCCGAGTGGACCACGACGACGTCACCCGCCTCGAGAGGCGCGATCGACTCGACCAGGAAATGCGCCGTCATGCCCTGCAGCAGCACGGTCGCCGCGCTCTCCGTCGAGATTCCCTCGGGAACCGGCACGAGACGGCCCGCGGGAACGACGGCCGCGTCCGCGTAGGCGCCGGGCACCATCGCGAACGCCACGCGGTCGCCGACTGCCACGTCCTGGACCCCAGGGCCGACCTCGAGCACCTCGCCGGCTCCCTCGGTACCGGGGGTGTACGGCAGCGGCACCGAATACGCGCCCGAGCGCTGCTGGACGTCGATCATGTTCACGCCCGCGGCGTCGAGACCGACCAGGGCCTCGCCCTCGGCCGGTTCCGGTCGTTCGACGTCCTCCATGACCATGACGTCCGGATCGCCCTGCTCGTGGATGCGGATCGCGCGCATCTGCTCCCCCTCTTGATCGCTCCCCCGCAGGGTACGCAACCGGCAGGTCGCCCGGAGCGAGCGTCCGGCGGCGTGTGCGAACAGCGCGTTTGACGCCGATCGAACGCTCAGTCACCGTCGAGTGGGGCGGGGGCCATCTTCCAGCTCGGCAGGGTCCGTGCCGCGCGGCGCCCCCGTGTGACCGGCATCGCGGCGGCCGGCTCGTGCCGTTCGTGCCCCCGCCCCGCCACCGTCCGTGCAGGTCGGCGCTCAGCGCCGGCGGCGGATTCTTGCCCCACGTCGCCGGTGATCCGCTCGGGCCGCGCGGTATGCCTGCCAGCCCGGAACCCCGTTGACGCCTCCCCCAGCATGGGTGGCAGACGAGCCGTGGTAGAGACCGGCGATCGGGGTGCGGTAATCGGCGTATCCGGGCGACGGTCGCATGTGGAAGAGCTGATCGACCGTCAGCTCCCCATGGAAGATGTTCCCGCCGACCAGCCCGAGCTCCTGCTCCATGTCGAAGGGACCGATCACCTGGCGATCGATCACCGCATCGCGGAAGTTCGGCGCCAGTTCCGTGTAGCCATCGATCGCCCGATCGGCAAACGCCTCGAGCTCGTCGCGGTGCGGCTCCGCGTTCCACTCGTGGGGCACCCACTGGCTGAACATCGAGAAGACCTGCACGCCCTCCGGCGCGAGGTCGGTGTCGATCGTCGTGGGGATCGCTCCATCGACGAAGGGCGCGGTCGCCGCCCGATGCTCCAGGTGGGCGTCCTGGAACGCGCGCTCCGCGTACTCGCGCGAGAGGCAGAGCTCGACCGAGCCCGTGTGGTGATCCTGGAGGTCGGTGCCGGGGTCGGCGCTGAAGTCGGGGAGCTCACTCATCGCCAGGTTGATCTTCACGACGCCCGATCGCGATTTCCACGACTCGATATCGAAGACGAAATCCTCGGGAAGCTGGGCCCGTTCGATCAACTCGAGGAACGCGATCTTCGGATGGATACAGCTCACGACGATCGGCGCGCGGAGCTCCTCCCCCGACTCCAGCGCCACCCCGACCGCCCGACCGTCCTCCACGAGGATCCGCCGGACTCGCGCCTCGGTCCTGATCTCGCAGCCGTAGGACGTCGCGGCGTCGCGCATCGCGTCGGCCACCGAGCCCATGCCGCCGCGGGGGAAGCCCCAGTTGACGGTGTGACTCTCCCCGCCGCCGACGCCGCCGATCGCGTGGTGCAGCAGCACGTAGGCGGTGCCCGGCTCGTCGGGCCCGGACCACTGTCCGATCAGGCCGTCGACCATCATGATCGTCTTCATCTGCTCGGACTCGAACCATCGATCCAGCAACTCGGAGAGGCTCATCGTGAACAGGCGCGTCGCGTCGGCGATGCCACGGGTTCCGAGCTGACGCATCGTCCACCCAGCCTTCGACTGGGCCAGGAGGTCGCCGAACGACATCGACCCCACGTTGGGCGGCACCCGATGCAGCAGCGGCCCGACCACCTCGGTGATGCCGTGTATCCACGCTTCGTACTCGGGGAGCGTCTCGGCGTCCTTGACGGAGAAGCGAGCGACCGAGGCGTACGTCTTCTCGGCATCGTCGCCGTAGATGCTGATGGAACGTCCGTCGGGGAAGGCCTGGTAGTACGGCCCGAACGGTGTCACGTGGTAGCCGTGCCGCGTGAGCCCGAGCTCCTCGATGATGAACGCCGGCATCAGCGACATCACGTACGAGTAGGTCGAGACGCTGATCTCGGGGTGGTTGGGGAACGGCGCGCTCGTGTCGACCGCACCGCCGACCTTCGAGCGCGCTTCCAACACGACGGTCTGAGCACCCGCCTTCGCGAGGTAGGCACCCGCCACGAGCCCGTTGTGCCCGCCGCCGACGACGATCGCGTGGTATGAACCGGCCATCAGATGCCGTGCAACGTCCGCACGTTGCCCGCGAGCACGCCCCGGCCGATCGACTCAGCGTCGTCGACGGAGAGGAAGTCACGATCGACGAACGAGCCGAGCACGCGCTCGAGCGCTTCCCTCACCAGGCGTGCGGAGACCGGAAACATCTCGGGTTCCGACGACTCGTCGCACCCGTGCACGACCTTCGCCGCCGGCACCGAGCCGAGGATCATCTCGAGGGACCAGTCGATCTGGCCCCACCCCCACGGCACCAGCTCTGAGAGGTCCATGTAGACGTTCGGCAGCACGGTGGGGATATAGGTCGCCTCGGCGACCCAGGGCCAGCCGGAATGGATCATCAGGATCGGCTGGTCCTGGTGCTCGACGAAGAAGGAGAACGCATCCTGTGGCTTCGCGTGCGTGAGGTTCACGTCGGGATCACCCGCCCCCACGTGGACGTGGAACACGCGGTCACGCTCCTTCGCGATCACGAACGCCCGCCGGAGCAGGAAGTCGCGAACCGCCTTGGCGTTGTCCCGGGTCTCACGCCAGCCGTCGGCGCGCCAGCGTTCGTATGCCGCTCCTGCATCGCCCGTTGACGGGTCGGTGATGTCCAGGCCGGTGCGGTAGGCGATGATCGTCTTGAATCCGATCAAGCGCGAATCGTCCGCCGCGATGTTCGCGATCTCCTCGAAGCGCTGCACCGTTCCGTCGAACGAACCCTCCTCCCTGGCTTCGACGATCCAGGGCTCGATTCGGCCCACGCGGTGCACCGGCACGCCGCCGAGCGCCGACTCGAACTCCTCGCGCGTGATCGTCGGCTGTGGATATCCTTCGTCCGCGACCACTGCGACGATGTCCTCGGACTCCAGCAACCCGCGCACGTAGCCAGGCGGATCTGCGCGAAGTGCTGCGTCGCGTGCGGCAACGACCGCCTCCTTCGTGGGCTCGCAGCCGAGGTGCCTCGCGATCCACCGGCGAAGCGCCAACCCGAACATCGTTGAGTCGGTCATCTCCTCCACGAACGCCGCCGCCTCGAGGTTCGCGTGGTTCGAAGAGAGCAGAGCGGTACCGAGGAACATGCACCGCGTCTCGAAGGTCCTGGGCTCACGGTCGAGCAGGTCCTGGCTCCGGAACGGATGGCAGTGCGCGTCGATCACGTCGGCGCCGGCGAGGTCCACTCGTGCCATGATCGCGCTCACTTCCTGGGACCGGGGTCCCGCTCAGAACCGCCAACGCAGGCGGCGGATCAGCTCGTCGTCGTCGAACCCTGCGTACTGCTCGACCTCCCCACGCCGGGTCGCGAGGAACGTCTCGAACAGGAAGTCCCCCATCGCCTCGCGCAGCACCGACGAACCGGCGAGCTCCGCCGCGGCCTCCGACAGCGAGGCCGGGAGTTGTCGAACCCCTCGTTCCGCCTTGACCTGGTCGGGGAGCCCGTCGGGGTCTTCCTCGGTCGATGGCGGCAGGCGATCACCCTCATCGAGCCCGTGCATGGCCGCCGCGAGGAGCGCACCGACCGCCAGGTACGGGTTGGCGGTGCCGTCGACCGGTTTGACCTCGACGTTCGCCGCCCCCGCGGTCGCCTCGGTCGTACCGGCGATGAACCGCAGGGCGGCCTCTCGGTTCTCCGTGCCCCAGCATTGCATCGCTCCCGACCAATGGTGAGGCTGCAGCCGCTGGTAGCCGAGGCAGGTCGGCACGGTCACGGCGACGAGCGCCGGCAGCGCATGCAGGATCCCTGCCACGAAAGCCTCGCCTCGCCCGTGCATGCCCGCCGGACCTTCGCCGCCCGAGAGCAGGTTGCGATCACCCTTCCAGAGGCTGAGGTGCACATGGGCGCCGTTGCCCGTGTCCGGGCCGACCTGGGGGGCGAAGGACGTCTCGAGACCGTGCCTCCGGGCAACGGCGCGGACGGTCTGGCGAACCACCATCGCGGCATCGGCCGCGGCCACGGGGTCGCGCGGAGCGATCGACAACTCGAACTGGCCGTCGGCGTACTCGGGGTGCAGTTGCTGCAGCCCGAGCCGCTGCGCCTCCATCGTGGTCACCAGGTCGAGCGCGAAGTCGTGGTTGCGGATGAGCGCGATGTCGCTGTAGCCGGGTCCGTCATGGGCGGGAACGAAGTCTCCGCCATCACCTCGCGTCCCGACCGAGAACTCGAACTCGAAGACCGCGTCGACCGAGAGCCCCCGCTGGGTGAGGGCGTCCGCCATGCGCCGCGCAAACGCCCGGGGGCATCCGGGATAGGGCTCGCCCTCTTGCGTGTACTGATCGACCGGCGCCCACGCCCACCCGGGCAAGGCGGCGAGCGGCACGGTGGCGGCCGGGTCGGGTCGCAGCCGAAGGTCACCGCTCGGCCCGTCGATGTAGCCGGATAGCAGTGCGAACTGATCGTTCGACATCGCCACGTTGAACAACGTCGACAGCCCGGCGCCCGAGGTGGCGACGTCAACGAAACGGGCGATCGGCACGGTCTTCGCGCGCACGATCATCGATGGGTCGACGAACCCGAGCACGACCGCGGCGACCCCGGCTTCCTCGAGCCGAGCCTGAACGCTTGCGGCGTCGGTCGGGTGGCGGGGGTCGGTCGTCCGGTTCACCCCGTCTTCACGCTTCCTCCCTCGGCGGCCATGGGATCGTCCACCCGCCCGTGGGCGGCCTCGAGCTCCGCAACCCGCGCCTGCCCTTCATCGCCGAGCGCAACCACGACCTTGGCCGCGATCAATTCGGTGAGTGCGAACGCCCCCAACAAGGAATCGAACGGCGAGGCGGAATCGGCATGCGAGATCAGCACATGACGAGCCGCCTCGACCGCCGGCGAGAGCCACGGGTCGGTAAAGACGATGACGACAGCTCCCCGCTCGGCCGCGATCGTGCCCGAGGCGATCGTGTCGCGCTGATACCTTCGGTAGTCGAAGAGGCAGAGCACATCGCGGCGTGAGAGCTCCATGCTGTCGAGTACCCGGCGGTCCGGTTCCTCTCCCACCATCGAGCAGCCAGGCCGGAGCATGCGAAGCTGCAGGCACAGGTAGCTCGCCACGAGCTGACTGAACCTGCCGCCGACGAACCAGAGGCGACGCTTCCGATCGCTCAGCAACGCGACGACGTGGGCGAGGTCCTCCTCGAGCGAGGTCGAGGTCAGCGTGGCGTCGAGCGCGTGGGTGAAGGCGTGTTGGGTTCGGCGGAGGACCTCGTCGTCCTGGGTACCCCCCCGGGTCTCGTACAGGGAGGACAGACCCTCCGTACGCGCCTGCACCTCCTTGCGGAGCGATCGTTGGAAGTCCGGATACCCCTCGAACCCGATCTTCCGGACGAAACGAAGCACGGTCGGCCCGGTGACGCCCGCGCCTTCGGCAAGCTGCGGCAGGCTCTCCAAGCCCGCTGTCGGGTACGTCGCCAAGAGCGTGCGCGCGACGCGACGCTCGGCCGGCGTCATCTCACCGAGGCGCTCGCGGACCTCCTCGCCGATCGTCTCGCTGGTGTGCGTGGCCCCTCCCCTCGAGGGTCAGGATTCTTACGCATTCGTCAAGTAAGGGGAAGGCGGTAACGAGCTTGACAGGTTCCTGAACCCAGCGTACGAATGCCCGATAGTCGGCACCGGGAGGTTGGGGGATGCTTCGGAGATCGGTCGCGCTCGTGTTCGTGCTCTGTCTGGTGGGTGCCGCCTGCAGCACCTCCGACGAGGGAGGCGACAACGGTGGAGGTGCCAGCGCGAGCGGTGAAGCCTCCGGCGATCCGATCGTGATCGGCTTCCCTGCCGACCTCACGACCGACTGGGCCTACTACGACTCTCCAATGCAGGAAGGCGCGCAGTTCGCGGTCGACCAGATCAACGAGACCGGCGGCGTGCTCGGACGTCCGCTCGAGCTCCAGACGGTCGACATGCGCAACGACGTGGCTGAGGCGGCCAAGGTCACCCAGCAGCTGATCGACGACGGCGCCGTCTATCTGATCGGCACGGTGGGCGACGG
This Actinomycetota bacterium DNA region includes the following protein-coding sequences:
- a CDS encoding glutamine synthetase family protein, with amino-acid sequence MNRTTDPRHPTDAASVQARLEEAGVAAVVLGFVDPSMIVRAKTVPIARFVDVATSGAGLSTLFNVAMSNDQFALLSGYIDGPSGDLRLRPDPAATVPLAALPGWAWAPVDQYTQEGEPYPGCPRAFARRMADALTQRGLSVDAVFEFEFSVGTRGDGGDFVPAHDGPGYSDIALIRNHDFALDLVTTMEAQRLGLQQLHPEYADGQFELSIAPRDPVAAADAAMVVRQTVRAVARRHGLETSFAPQVGPDTGNGAHVHLSLWKGDRNLLSGGEGPAGMHGRGEAFVAGILHALPALVAVTVPTCLGYQRLQPHHWSGAMQCWGTENREAALRFIAGTTEATAGAANVEVKPVDGTANPYLAVGALLAAAMHGLDEGDRLPPSTEEDPDGLPDQVKAERGVRQLPASLSEAAAELAGSSVLREAMGDFLFETFLATRRGEVEQYAGFDDDELIRRLRWRF
- a CDS encoding WHG domain-containing protein gives rise to the protein MPRAGLSREVVVAEAARVADEVGYDRLTLAAVATRLGVAVPSLYKHVDGLGELRRDLTVLALRELGIALASAVERHGVDGLRAVADAYRGYARSHPGRYASTLRAVDPHDHDAGAASRDLLQTVFSMLARYGLSGDDAIDATRSLRAALHGFVSLEAVGGFGMPRDVDRSFARLVQILDTAFLDWRPERRSS
- a CDS encoding quinone oxidoreductase — translated: MRAIRIHEQGDPDVMVMEDVERPEPAEGEALVGLDAAGVNMIDVQQRSGAYSVPLPYTPGTEGAGEVLEVGPGVQDVAVGDRVAFAMVPGAYADAAVVPAGRLVPVPEGISTESAATVLLQGMTAHFLVESIAPLEAGDVVVVHSAAGGVGLLLTQMASARGLRVVGTTSTEAKAELAAGAGASDVVVRGTRDLGEVVRAQGAGIGARVVFDSIGKDTFEDSLVSLARRGTLVVFGQSSGPVPPFDLRRLQPPGSVFLTRPGLADYTATRDELLERAGAVFSMMTSGELDVRVHERFPLERAADAHRALASGTTSGKLLLVTGR
- a CDS encoding alpha/beta hydrolase yields the protein MSSATTDGPRATAYLARPEGRIAYDVTGEGPLVVCAPGLGDLRSVYRFLIPGLVDAGYRVATMDLRGHGDSDATFSSYDDVAAGSDMLALTEHLGGPAVLVGNSMAAGAAVWASVERPDLVRGLVLVGPFVRDIPPGLPAKLALRVGLRKPWGPTVWNAYYAKVHPGRPPADLPAHLARIGESLRRPGHWRAFVATTHTSHAPAEARLGDVRAPTLVVMGERDADFPDPAAEAHLIADRLRGRVVIVPDAGHYPQAEYPEIVTPQVVAFLAEATGRA
- a CDS encoding NAD(P)/FAD-dependent oxidoreductase, with product MAGSYHAIVVGGGHNGLVAGAYLAKAGAQTVVLEARSKVGGAVDTSAPFPNHPEISVSTYSYVMSLMPAFIIEELGLTRHGYHVTPFGPYYQAFPDGRSISIYGDDAEKTYASVARFSVKDAETLPEYEAWIHGITEVVGPLLHRVPPNVGSMSFGDLLAQSKAGWTMRQLGTRGIADATRLFTMSLSELLDRWFESEQMKTIMMVDGLIGQWSGPDEPGTAYVLLHHAIGGVGGGESHTVNWGFPRGGMGSVADAMRDAATSYGCEIRTEARVRRILVEDGRAVGVALESGEELRAPIVVSCIHPKIAFLELIERAQLPEDFVFDIESWKSRSGVVKINLAMSELPDFSADPGTDLQDHHTGSVELCLSREYAERAFQDAHLEHRAATAPFVDGAIPTTIDTDLAPEGVQVFSMFSQWVPHEWNAEPHRDELEAFADRAIDGYTELAPNFRDAVIDRQVIGPFDMEQELGLVGGNIFHGELTVDQLFHMRPSPGYADYRTPIAGLYHGSSATHAGGGVNGVPGWQAYRAARADHRRRGARIRRRR
- a CDS encoding amidohydrolase family protein, whose product is MARVDLAGADVIDAHCHPFRSQDLLDREPRTFETRCMFLGTALLSSNHANLEAAAFVEEMTDSTMFGLALRRWIARHLGCEPTKEAVVAARDAALRADPPGYVRGLLESEDIVAVVADEGYPQPTITREEFESALGGVPVHRVGRIEPWIVEAREEGSFDGTVQRFEEIANIAADDSRLIGFKTIIAYRTGLDITDPSTGDAGAAYERWRADGWRETRDNAKAVRDFLLRRAFVIAKERDRVFHVHVGAGDPDVNLTHAKPQDAFSFFVEHQDQPILMIHSGWPWVAEATYIPTVLPNVYMDLSELVPWGWGQIDWSLEMILGSVPAAKVVHGCDESSEPEMFPVSARLVREALERVLGSFVDRDFLSVDDAESIGRGVLAGNVRTLHGI
- a CDS encoding methylglyoxal synthase, which gives rise to MTSSMGIYQGDERSERAVLALVAHDEKKDDLLQLAARHRSTLANLRLIATGHTGGQIAETLGLEVDRVHSGPEGGDLEIGARIVSGDVDAVVFLRDPLTSHPHEPDIQALLKVCDIHGVPLATNLASAEILLRSLSQAMWWGRSAAESVLAGA
- a CDS encoding dienelactone hydrolase family protein, giving the protein MDIVERAVRVGVSDRVAGSGEIEGDLRLPHDARGLVLFAHGSGSSRHSPRNRMVAGALNVDGLATLLFDLLTSAEEAVDLRTGHLRFDIPLLAERLLVAGDAIADRPDTAGLPVGTFGASTGAAAALVAAAERPTSVRTVVSRGGRPDLAGDALPRVQVPTLLIVGSLDHEVLGMNRDAAARMTCEVEIAVIPGATHLFEEPGTLDEVARLASDWFTRRLAR
- a CDS encoding MurR/RpiR family transcriptional regulator, which gives rise to MGEEVRERLGEMTPAERRVARTLLATYPTAGLESLPQLAEGAGVTGPTVLRFVRKIGFEGYPDFQRSLRKEVQARTEGLSSLYETRGGTQDDEVLRRTQHAFTHALDATLTSTSLEEDLAHVVALLSDRKRRLWFVGGRFSQLVASYLCLQLRMLRPGCSMVGEEPDRRVLDSMELSRRDVLCLFDYRRYQRDTIASGTIAAERGAVVIVFTDPWLSPAVEAARHVLISHADSASPFDSLLGAFALTELIAAKVVVALGDEGQARVAELEAAHGRVDDPMAAEGGSVKTG